A window of the Clupea harengus chromosome 8, Ch_v2.0.2, whole genome shotgun sequence genome harbors these coding sequences:
- the si:dkey-112a7.4 gene encoding uncharacterized protein si:dkey-112a7.4 — protein MRSLYRPRGLRLASNSNIVLLINPGRRRSNYHNKGHLLTLFYHLKTVLQSCMLYCCGSKDEERERAEKEDVLLKREAEPLVKNPGSFHSESEMYGTAGMPELLPPSGVFQPSPHDPCQVPHLTSELNQGTIDHNSYQQRLGRRAPKLGQIGRSKRVVIEDEDLDDIMNNNGTLPLPISHSPA, from the exons ATGCGTAGCCTATACAGACCGAGGGGGCTTCGGTTGGCATCAAACAGCAACATAGTGCTGCTGATAAACCCGGGGAGAAGGCGTTCAAATTATCATAATAAAG GACATCTCTTGACACTTTTCTATCATCTCAAGACCGTTCTACAATCCTGCATGCTGTACTGTTGCGGAAGTAAGGACGAGGAGAGGGAGCGCGCGGAAAAAGAAGATGTTTTACTGAAAAGGGAGGCAGAACCTTTAGTGAAGAATCCAGGCAGCTTTCATTCTGAGTCCGAGATGTACGGAACCGCAGGCATGCCCGAACTTCTGCCTCCTAGTGGGGTATTTCAGCCAAGTCCCCATGACCCGTGTCAGGTGCCACATCTGACTAGTGAGCTAAACCAGGGCACTATAGACCATAACTCATACCAGCAGAGGTTAGGCCGAAGGGCTCCAAAGCTGGGACAAATCGGACGGTCAAAGAGAG TGGTCATTGAAGATGAGGACTTGGACGACATCATGAACAACAATGGAACACTACCCTTGCCAATCAGCCACTCTCCTGCCTGA
- the LOC105902398 gene encoding cornifelin homolog B-like isoform X1 — protein sequence MTSKLVIQQPARVMDSRVSDQWGSGICDCCEDVSQCCFGFWCCPCFACIITRDYGQGLCLPLLDAFCIIPPINLAMRVSMRHRYGITDTICHDCLYASCCTGCSWCQMAKEMKRRAIPITLISSTPRHLDTHL from the exons ATGACATCAAAACTAGTGATTCAACAGCCTGCTCGGGTTATGGACTCAAGAGTGTCTGATCAGTGGGGTTCAGGAATTTGTGACTGCTGTGAGGATGTGTCccaat GTTGCTTTGGATTTTGGTGTTGTCCCTGCTTCGCCTGTATTATCACACGTGACTATGGGCAGGGCCTGTGTCTCCCCTTGTTGGACGCTTTTTGCATCATCCCACCGATCAATCTCGCCATGAGAGTCTCAATGCGTCATCGCTATGGCATCACA gACACCATCTGTCATGACTGTTTGTACGCATCGTGTTGCACGGGGTGCTCCTGGTGCCAAATGGCTaaagaaatgaagagaagagCCATCCCCATCACCCTTATCAGTTCCACACCTagacacctagacacacacctATAG
- the ugt5g2 gene encoding UDP glucuronosyltransferase 5 family, polypeptide G2 — protein MSKPQMFSNPLSSLFWILFFAVLPGHGSKILVFPVDGSHWVNMEVLVKQLHARGHQMTVFRSPESWFIKEHSPHYTSITVRLPEDKEIGMDLFELSAQRILEGRLQGTLMGSLVQVTELMSILHVAHKATCATVSIILEDRRLLQELKAAKFDLMLTDPAMPAGVILGHYLRLPMVYNMRWMSFGEGHFSIAPSPVSYVPVPGSGLSDHMGFVHRALNMFHYALNLMQERWLVVPIYRELIEKHFPPGSDLLSMQLTADVWLMRVDFVFEFPRPSMPNLVYIGGFQCRPAKPLPGDLEAFVQSSGQHGVIVMSLGTLISALPREITEVIASAFARLPQKVIWRFAGAKPRSLGNNTLLLKWLPQNDLLGHPKTRAFVAHGGTNGLYEALYHGVPVLGVPLLFDQTDNLVRLQARGAARMLDMATLTTEMFLEAVKDVLVNPTYRINMQKLSSLHRDRPSHPLDRAIFWIEYVLRNKGAPHLRSEASSLPWYSYYTLDVFALLLGVPLGLLCICVLLIRAAVLRKAKGSAQPQQSKEVFQVNAKVTFKANSKEVLQTKSKKFLQTNSKESAKSKSARKKVE, from the coding sequence atgtcAAAGCCTCAGATGTTTTCAAACCCACTGTCCAGCCTCTTCTGGATTCTCTTTTTTGCGGTCCTCCCTGGCCACGGCAGCAAGATCCTGGTGTTCCCCGTGGATGGCAGCCACTGGGTGAACATGGAGGTGCTCGTCAAGCAACTGCACGCGCGCGGCCACCAGATGACCGTGTTCCGCTCGCCGGAGAGCTGGTTCATCAAGGAGCACTCGCCCCACTACACCTCCATTACCGTCCGTCTGCCCGAGGACAAGGAGATCGGCATGGACCTGTTTGAGCTGTCCGCTCAGAGGATCCTGGAGGGGAGGCTGCAGGGAACGCTGATGGGCTCCCTGGTGCAGGTGACCGAGCTGATGAGCATCCTGCACGTGGCCCACAAGGCCACCTGTGCCACTGTGTCCATCATCCTGGAGGACCGGCGGCTCTTGCAGGAGCTGAAGGCGGCAAAGTTTGACCTGATGCTGACGGACCCTGCCATGCCCGCAGGGGTCATCCTCGGACACTACCTCCGCCTGCCCATGGTGTACAACATGCGCTGGATGAGCTTCGGGGAAGGGCACTTCTCCATCGCCCCGTCGCCGGTGTCTTATGTCCCCGTGCCCGGGTCGGGGCTCAGCGACCACATGGGTTTCGTCCACAGGGCCCTGAACATGTTCCACTACGCCCTGAACCTCATGCAGGAACGCTGGCTTGTCGTGCCCATCTACAGAGAGCTGATTGAGAAGCACTTCCCCCCCGGCAGTGACCTCCTCAGCATGCAGCTCACGGCCGACGTGTGGCTGATGAGGGTAGATTTCGTGTTTGAGTTCCCCCGACCCTCCATGCCTAATCTGGTCTACATCGGAGGCTTCCAGTGCCGTCCTGCCAAGCCGCTACCGGGAGACCTGGAAGCATTTGTTCAGAGCTCGGGGCAGCATGGGGTCATAGTCATGTCCCTCGGCACGCTGATCAGTGCCCTGCCCAGGGAGATCACAGAGGTCATCGCATCTGCCTTCGCCCGTCTGCCGCAGAAGGTGATCTGGAGGTTCGCAGGCGCAAAGCCTCGTTCGCTGGGGAACAACACTCTGCTGCTGAAGTGGCTCCCCCAGAACGATCTGCTGGGTCACCCCAAGACCCGAGCATTCGTCGCTCATGGAGGCACCAACGGCCTTTACGAGGCCCTCTACCACGGCGTCCCCGTGCTCGGTGTGCCGCTCCTCTTCGACCAGACGGACAACCTGGTGCGTCTGCAAGCCCGAGGGGCGGCGCGGATGCTGGACATGGCCACACTCACCACGGAGATGTTCCTGGAGGCTGTGAAGGACGTCCTCGTCAACCCCACTTACCGCATCAACATGCAGAAGCTCTCCAGTCTGCACCGCGATCGGCCCAGCCATCCTTTGGACAGAGCCATCTTCTGGATTGAGTATGTGCTCCGGAACAAAGGAGCCCCACACCTACGCTCGGAGGCCAGCAGCCTGCCTTGGTACTCCTACTACACGTTGGATGTGTTTGCCCTCCTGCTGGGTGTGCCTTTAGGgcttctgtgcatctgtgtcctTCTGATTCGAGCCGCGGTGCTCCGGAAAGCCAAGGGATCAGCGCAGCCACAACAGTCCAAAGAGGTGTTTCAGGTCAATGCCAAAGTGACATTCAAAGCAAACTCCAAGGAAGTGCTTCAAACTAAATCTAAGAAGTTTCTGCAAACAAATTCTAAAGAGAGCGCAAAATCAAAATCAGCGAGGAAGAAAGTAGAGTGA
- the cldn7b gene encoding claudin-7-B, translated as MANKGLQLLGFALSLIGLIGLIIGTILPQWKMSAYVGDNIITAIAMYEGLWMSCAFQSTGQIQCKVYDSILQLNSALQATRALMIVGILVTVAGLGVATMGMKCTNCGGEDKTKKSRIAMTGGIILLIGALCAIVACSWFAHRIIQDFYNPFTPVNTKYEFGSAIFIAWAGAFLDVLGGAMLAASCPRGKPSPKYPISRPPSSTKEYV; from the exons ATGGCAAATAAAGGACTTCAGCTGTTGGGATTTGCCCTGTCGCTAATCGGACTCATAGGCTTAATTATTGGTACTATTTTGCCACAATGGAAGATGTCTGCCTACGTTGGAGATAATATCATCACAGCCATCGCCATGTATGAGGGTCTCTGGATGTCTTGTGCGTTTCAAAGCACGGGTCAGATACAATGCAAAGTCTACGACTCCATCCTGCAACTCAACA GTGCTCTCCAGGCCACTCGAGCCCTGATGATTGTGGGCATCCTCGTCACAGTAGCCGGGCTTGGTGTGGCCACCATGGGCATGAAGTGCACAAACTGTGGCGGTGAGGACAAGACCAAGAAGTCTCGCATCGCCATGACGGGCGGAATCATCCTGTTGATTGGAG CTCTCTGCGCCATCGTTGCTTGCTCCTGGTTTGCACACAGAATCATCCAGGACTTCTACAACCCATTCACTCCTGTCAACACCAA GTACGAGTTTGGCTCTGCCATCTTCATCGCCTGGGCCGGTGCCTTTCTTGACGTCCTGGGAGGAGCCATGCTGGCCGCTTCCTGCCCCCGGGGCAAGCCCTCACCCAAGTACCCCATCTCCAGACCGCCCAGCAGCACCAAGGAATACGTGTAA
- the LOC105902398 gene encoding cornifelin homolog B-like isoform X2, whose product MTSFVIQQPAPVMDSRVSDQWGSGICDCCEDVSQCCFGFWCCPCFACITTRDYGQALCLPLLDAFCIIPPINLAMRVSMRHRYGITDTICHDCVYASCCTGCSWCQMAKEMKRRAIPITLISSTPRHLDTHL is encoded by the exons ATGACATCATTCGTGATTCAACAGCCTGCTCCGGTTATGGACTCAAGAGTGTCTGATCAGTGGGGTTCAGGAATTTGTGACTGCTGTGAGGATGTGTCccaat GTTGCTTTGGATTTTGGTGTTGTCCCTGCTTCGCCTGTATTACCACACGTGACTATGGGCAGGCCCTGTGTCTCCCCTTGTTGGACGCTTTTTGCATCATCCCACCGATCAATCTCGCCATGAGAGTCTCCATGCGTCATCGCTATGGCATCACA gACACCATCTGTCATGACTGTGTGTACGCATCGTGTTGCACGGGGTGCTCCTGGTGCCAAATGGCTaaagaaatgaagagaagagCCATCCCCATCACCCTCATCAG TTCCACACCTagacacctagacacacacctATAG